The Anaeromicrobium sediminis genome contains the following window.
GTAAACAATAATATATATAATGACAATAGTATAACCATACCACTTGAAGATAAATTCTTAAATCTATTAGGAGAAGACAAGGGTATTAGGGCTACTCTAGTAGATTATGATGGAAATAAGATAGAAGAATTTATAATAGACAAAAAATCTAACAAGCTAAAGGGATTAGGTTATAAATTAGAAAATAATCATATTTATTTATACACTTTAGAAGGGAAATCATTAAATAAATATGATTTTTCCTATGAAGAAAAAAGTTTAAATAATAAAGATACTATAGATGAAGAAGTGGGTGACTTTAGGCTAGTAAAAAATAATTTGATTTATTATAAGGATAAGATTGTTCTTGGTGAGAATTTTAGTATAACCACAGAAAAGATAAAGAGGGTGGAAGGAACTCTCTATGGAAATAACATGCATATAGCTATTATGATTAGGGAAGGTAGTGGGCAGAATCTATTAAAATATTACAGGATTTCCATGGTTGATTACAGTATAAAAGAGGTACAGGTAGCCTCTCTTCCCAGTGGAGTCAACAGTTTTATAGAGAAGATAGATATAGGTGTTGTAAAGGATAAAATAAACATATTAGTATCTAATAGGGGGGCATCTTCTAAGAAGGGTGCATTAACCTTATATGAATTTAACTTAAAGGACGGAACCAACATTAAAAACTACAGATTAGATTTAAATGAAGATTATCCATCACCCCATATATTAAAGGACAACAATGAAGAATTGTCTTTTATAGGAACCATAACTGTAATTAAGGGAACAAAGAAAGAAACTAATAATTTAATGTTATTTAGAGTTAAGGATGGGAAAATAGTTAGTAGAAAACTTTTAAGTAAGACTAATGACTTATCCATAAATCCAACCTATTTTGAAATAAAGGGAAATGAGTATGTATCTTGGATTGATATAACAGGGGAAAAAAAGAAAGTCTTCTTTGCTAGTGATAACAAAAACATAGTAGAAAAATCTTCAAAGCCTACTAAAAATGAAATGATAGATATATTTATGAATATATTATTTGGTAGCATACTAATGCCTTTTTATGGATATCCAGTACTTTTTTATATATTAGTTCCAAACTTAATTATAATAGGTTTGTTATATATTTTTAAGAAGGCTTATAATATAGACAAAAGTGTTAATATAATATATTTATTTATGGTTACTCACTTTTTAGTTAAAATATACTATTATATGAATACTATCTATCCAAATAAGGAATTATTGAGATTTTTACCAAAGTATCTTCAAGGTCCATTTAGTGCCCTAATTACCATAACTCTAGTTACGGCCATTTCCATATATATTTATTTTGACTATAGGAAAAAGGCTACTGGAGAGAGTTTTTTCATACCAAATTATATAACCTTTGCTAGTGTAGATATCCTATTGTTTATATTTACTTTAATCCCCTATGTATTTGCTTATTTAAATTTATCTTACGTTGTAAACATATGAGAAAGGGGTTACCTAAATGTTTAATAAAATGGAGTTTGAAAATGAAAAATTTAATAATATAGATGCCTATGAGGAAAACCTATCCGATAGGACCTTTGTAGATTGTGAGTTTATAAACTGTGATTTTTCAGAGGTGAATTTTTCCCTTAGTACCTTTGAGGATTGTGTATTTAAGGGATGTAATTTGACTTTAACTAATTTTAAAGAAAGTCGATTAAGGGGAGTTTTATTTCATGAATGTAAGCTAATGGGTATAAACTTTAGCTATTGTGACACTTTCATAGTAGAAATGAATTTTGAAAAAAACATTATTAGTAATTGTAATTTTTCTAGCTTAAATTTAAAGAAAACTAGTTTTAAAGAATGTGAAATAAGTAGTAGTGATTTTGTAGATTCTAACTTAGAAGAATGTAATTTTAGCAATGCTATTTTTTCAAAGAGCATATTTTCTAACACTACTTTAAAGAAAGCTAATTTTACAGAGGCAAAGGGATATGATATAGATCCTACAAATAATAATATTAAAAAGGCAAAGTTTTCATTGCCAGAGGCCATGGGATTGTTAAAGCATTTAGATATAGTAATAAAATAGATAATGGGAACGGTTATTTACCGTTCCCATTTTTTTAAAGTCCAACCTCACTAATAAATAGAGATAAATTATTTATTAAATTGTATTCTGCCTTATCTGTTCTAACAATAGGTCTTAGGGGAAATGAGTTATTTTGTCTAGCCACAATACCTTCTTCTCCTGTATTTAACTTAACAGGCAATCCAATGGGATAGATGTGTATGGATTTTTTGAAAGCTTCAAATACTTTACCATCAAACTTTGTATTGGCAAGGGCTTGAATTTTTTCAAAGCACTCATACTGTACTAAATTTTTGTCATTTAATAAATTTTCGTAGTAATTGCATAAACTAAGGATTTTAATTAAATCTCCCTGATGATTAGGTGAAAGCTTTTCAGGGCCAGACTCATCTAAAGTTTCATGGTGAAATCTTATGGCATTACATAGTATTACGGAATCTGTCTTATGTCTTAAAAAATTATAGGCCATTTGTCCATGACTCATACTATTATCATTAGACTTTAGTATTTTGCCAATATCGTGTAGTAAAGCAGCCTTTGCAAGGATCTCTACCCTATCCATGGGTAAACCATATTGATTTGCAGTCATTATACATAGGAGGCATACATTTAAAGAATGATGAGCTAAGTCTTGCCCCTTAAGAGTTCTGCCAATGGGAAGGCTTATGGGTTTGTTATTTATATTCATGAGTATATGATTTCGTACAATATGATTTAATTCATATTCATCAAATGTATTTTTCTTTGAGATATTTTCATAAATTGTGTTAAGTTTTTTTATTATTTCCACACGTACATCTTCACTTATGGATTCTTCCAGTTCTAAATCTGTATTTTCATCTTCAATATAAAGGCAATTCATTCCATAGTTTAATAATCTTTCTAATACTTTTTGGGAAATTTTATTTCCGCTATTGATTAACTTCTGTCCGTCTTGAGTCTTGATTATAGTACCTAACTTTTGTCCTATTAAATTACTGTCCAATTTTGCAAGCTTCATTTTGTTAATGCTCCTTCCTTCTGTAAAAATATTTGTTCCTAAAACGTTCATATCTTTTGTATATAAAAAAGGTGTTAAGGCAAGTATGAAATAATAATTGCCTTAACACCCAAGTATTTTAATCCACGTGAAAATACCTCACCTTATAAGTGTGAGTTTTAAATGTGGACTATTCATATATGTTTTGGCAACCTGGCGATCATAGGACAAACTGTCCCTTAGACCCATAGCTTTGCGACTCTATCTTTCAATAGATGTGCCTTTATCATTTCATATTAAGTATTTTGTCAGAGATTTAATACTATCTAGTCAAATAGTACTACAGATTATTTTACATTAAATTACATAGGTTTTGTGAAACATAATAAAAATAGGACAATAGTACTAAGAATTAAATTTTATGATAAAACTAAAGAAACATATTACTGGGCCTTGTTATGAATGAGCTATTTTTCTAAAGATATTATAAAAAATAAAAAAAGTATTGATTTTTGAAAAAGTTTAAACTATAATAGGTTTCAACATAAATATTTAAAGCTGTGATTGAGAAGAGTACATTTTCTTTTTATATTTCAGAGAGCTAACGTTTGGTGGGAGTTGGTATATGAGGGAATTTGGAATGGGCTCAGGAGTGGGAACTGAAATTATAGTAGGTAACCCGGGTTCTCCCGTTATAGAGATCGGATATCGGAAAATACTCCCGTATCTTAAGAGATGGCTATTTTTATACCTATTTTTAGGTAATAGTTAAAATGAGGTGGCACCGCGATATATTCGTCCTCTATATGGATTTCCATATAGGGGACTTTTTTAATTCAAAAAATAAGATTATTAATTAAATGGGGACGCCTATTTAATATTAAAATTATGAAGGCCTTCGAAAAAATATTAAATTGGAGGAATTGACTATGAAAAATAGAGATGGATATTTTGGTGAATTTGGAGGAAGGTTTGTACCTGAGA
Protein-coding sequences here:
- a CDS encoding pentapeptide repeat-containing protein, which gives rise to MFNKMEFENEKFNNIDAYEENLSDRTFVDCEFINCDFSEVNFSLSTFEDCVFKGCNLTLTNFKESRLRGVLFHECKLMGINFSYCDTFIVEMNFEKNIISNCNFSSLNLKKTSFKECEISSSDFVDSNLEECNFSNAIFSKSIFSNTTLKKANFTEAKGYDIDPTNNNIKKAKFSLPEAMGLLKHLDIVIK
- a CDS encoding HD-GYP domain-containing protein, with the protein product MKLAKLDSNLIGQKLGTIIKTQDGQKLINSGNKISQKVLERLLNYGMNCLYIEDENTDLELEESISEDVRVEIIKKLNTIYENISKKNTFDEYELNHIVRNHILMNINNKPISLPIGRTLKGQDLAHHSLNVCLLCIMTANQYGLPMDRVEILAKAALLHDIGKILKSNDNSMSHGQMAYNFLRHKTDSVILCNAIRFHHETLDESGPEKLSPNHQGDLIKILSLCNYYENLLNDKNLVQYECFEKIQALANTKFDGKVFEAFKKSIHIYPIGLPVKLNTGEEGIVARQNNSFPLRPIVRTDKAEYNLINNLSLFISEVGL